From a region of the Pan paniscus chromosome 19, NHGRI_mPanPan1-v2.0_pri, whole genome shotgun sequence genome:
- the P2RX1 gene encoding P2X purinoceptor 1 — MARRFQEELAAFLFEYDTPRMVLVRNKKVGVIFRLIQLVVLVYVIGWVFLYEKGYQTSSGLISSVSVKLKGLAVTQLPGLGPQVWDVADYVFPAQGDNSFVVMTNFIVTPKQTQGYCAEHPEGGICKEDSGCTPGKAKRKAQGIRTGKCVAFNDTVKTCEIFGWCPVEVDDDIPRPALLREAENFTLFIKNSISFPRFKVNRRNLVEEVNAAYMKTCLFHKTLHPLCPVFQLGYVVQESGQNFSTLAEKGGVVGITIDWHCDLDWHVRHCRPIYEFHGLYEEKNLSPGFNFRFARHFVENGTNYRHLFKVFGIRFDILVDGKAGKFDIIPTMTTIGSGIGIFGVATVLCDLLLLHILPKRHYYKQKKFKYAEDMGPGAAERDLAATSSTLGLQENMRTS; from the exons ATGGCACGGCGGTTCCAGGAGGAGCTGGCCGCCTTCCTCTTCGAGTATGACACCCCCCGCATGGTGCTGGTGCGTAACAAGAAGGTGGGCGTTATCTTCCGACTGATCCAGCTGGTGGTCCTGGTCTACGTCATCGG GTGGGTGTTTCTCTACGAGAAGGGCTACCAGACCTCGAGCGGCCTCATCAGCAGTGTCTCTGTGAAACTCAAGGGCCTGGCCGTGACCCAGCTCCCTGGCCTCGGCCCCCAGGTCTGGGACGTGGCTGACTACGTCTTCCCAGCCCAG GGGGACAACTCCTTCGTGGTCATGACCAATTTCATCGTGACCCCGAAGCAGACTCAAGGCTACTGCGCAGAG CACCCAGAAGGGGGCATATGCAAGGAAGACAGTGGCTGTACCCCTGGGAAGGCCAAGAGGAAGGCCCAAG GCATCCGCACGGGCAAGTGTGTGGCCTTCAACGACACTGTGAAGACCTGTGAGATCTTTGGCTGGTGCCCCGTGGAGGTGGATGACGACATCCCGCG CCCTGCCCTTCTCCGAGAGGCCGAGAACTTCACTCTTTTCATCAAGAACAGCATCAGCTTTCCACGCTTCAAGGTCAACAG GCGCAACCTGGTGGAGGAGGTGAATGCTGCCTACATGAAGACCTGCCTCTTTCACAAGACCCTGCACCCCCTGTGCCCAGTCTTCCAGCTTGGCTACGTGGTGCAAGAGTCAGGCCAGAACTTCAGCACCCTGGCTGAGAAG GGTGGAGTGGTTGGCATCACCATCGACTGGCACTGTGACCTGGACTGGCATGTACGGCACTGCAGACCCATCTATGAGTTCCATGGGCTGTACGAAGAGAAAAATCTCTCCCCAGGCTTCAACTTCAG GTTTGCCAGGCACTTTGTGGAGAACGGGACCAACTACCGTCACCTCTTCAAGGTGTTTGGGATTCGCTTTGACATCCTGGTGGACGGCAAG GCCGGGAAGTTTGACATCATCCCTACAATGACCACCATCGGCTCTGGAATTGGCATCTTTGGGGTG GCCACAGTTCTCTGTGACCTGCTGCTGCTTCACATCCTGCCTAAGAGGCACTACTACAAGCAGAAGAAGTTCAAGTACGCTGAGGACATGGGGCCAGGGGCG GCTGAGCGTGACCTCGCAGCTACCAGCTCCACCCTGGGCCTGCAGGAGAACATGAGGACATCCTGA